AATGCGGGAAGAGCTCGAAATTCTGGAACACCATGCCGATCGCCCGGCGGATGCGATGGGCGTTCCTCCTATCGCCAGTGATCTCGCGCCCCTCGAAGAAGATGTCGCCACCATCGACTGGCTCGAGCAGGTTGAGGCAGCGAAGCAGCGTCGATTTGCCCGACCCCGACGGGCCGATCACGACCAGGGTCTCCTTCGGCGACACGCTCATCGAGCAGGTCTTCAGTACCTGCACTGAGCCGAAGCTCTTGTTGACACCGACGACCTCGAGGAGGAGGTCTTGTGTTTGTTGGATCGGATGTGTCTGTACGGACATGCATCTGCTCCTCAGCGGATCGCCGGCTGTCCGGATGTGCCGAGCAGCCGGTCCGTCAGCGAGATTGGGCGGGCCTTTTGCCGCTTTCGCGGATCGAGCGCGCGTTCGAGCAGCATTTGCAGGCCCATGAAGGCCGTTGTCATCGCGAGATAGTAGATACCTGCCGCGGTCAGCGCCTCGAAGTAGCGGAAATTGGCGCTGGCGATCTGGTTCGCGACGAGCAGCAATTCCTCGACGGCGACGACCGAGACGAGCGCGCTCAGCTTCAGCATTCCGATCATCTGGTTGCCGATGGGCGGGAGCACGATCCGGGCCGCCTGCGGAATGACGACGTAGCGCATCACCTGCGAGCCGGTCATGCCAAGCGCCAGCCCAGCGACGCGCTGGCCTTTCTTCACCGCCTGCAGGCCGGAGCGCAGGATCTCGGCCATATAGGCGCCCTCGTTGAGCGAGAGCGCCAGCACGGCGCTGACGAAGGCGGAGAGTTTGATGCCAAAGGACGGAAGCACGTTGTAAATGAAGATGATCTGGAACAGCACAGGCGTTCCGCGGAACAACCAGAGATAGGCGAGGGTGGCGATCT
The genomic region above belongs to Rhizobiales bacterium GAS188 and contains:
- a CDS encoding amino acid ABC transporter membrane protein, PAAT family is translated as MSIELVFDYLVSPVFFRGAMMTLLLTICSLFFGIIAGLVIALMQEAKTRVGQIATLAYLWLFRGTPVLFQIIFIYNVLPSFGIKLSAFVSAVLALSLNEGAYMAEILRSGLQAVKKGQRVAGLALGMTGSQVMRYVVIPQAARIVLPPIGNQMIGMLKLSALVSVVAVEELLLVANQIASANFRYFEALTAAGIYYLAMTTAFMGLQMLLERALDPRKRQKARPISLTDRLLGTSGQPAIR